The sequence GATCCAAAAAATGCACAAGCACTCACCGCCCTCGGCGGACTCCGATTCGAGCAGAAAGACTACGCCGGCGCAGCCGGTCTTCTACAACGCGCGATCGCTGCGAATTCCCGAAAGTGGCGTCCACACTGGCTTCTAGCCAACACGCATCTGATGCAACGGCAATACGAGCCGGCGCTGAAGGAAGCTCAACTGGCTGTCGAGTTCAGCCGAAACTCTGCGCCGGACGCCACGCTCGTGCTAGGCGAGGCGCTGGGGAATCTGGGACGCTACGAGGAAGCGGTTGTGGCGCTGCGAAAATTTCTGCAGCAAGCGCCCAAAAGCCCCGACGCACCTGCAGTCATAAAGATGATTGTCATGCTCGAAGGCACCGGGCCAGCGATGCCCGTAGCCGAGCCAGTCGCTCTCAATGTCTCGGAAGTATCCATGCCAACATCATTGCCCACGATGTCCCCTGCATGGATGCCTCCCGGGGTGGATGACTTACCGCCCCCTGTTGCCTCAGGAGTAAGCTGCCCCGTCGATCGAATCCTCACCGGTGCCGGCCAACGCGTACTGGAGTTGGCCGACGATCTGGAGCGCTTCTCTGCGACCGAGATCCAGGTGCATGAAACTCTCGATGCGTCCGGCAAAGCAGTCTTCCGCGACAAGCGCAAGAACGATTACCTGGCTGAACTCGCACAACCACGCCCAGGATGGCTGCAGCTGAACGAGTATCGACGTAATCTCACCGCCGAGAACGGTTTCACCGATGGCCTTCAGGCACAAGGCTTGCTCGGGTTGGCCTTTGTCTTCCATCCAGCGCTGCAGGGCAACTACCAGTTGGAATGCGAGGGATTAGGCCAGTGGAAAGGACAGCCGGCCTGGTTGATCCATTTCCGGCAGCGGCCTGACCACCCCCGACGCTTGCAGCAATTCAAAATCGATGCGAAAACCTACGAAGTCGCTCTAAAAGGCCGGGCATGGATCGCGGCAGCATCGCTGCAGGTGCTGCATATCGAAGCGGATTTGCTGGAGCCACTCCGGGAAGCGCATCTGCTTTACGAGCACGAAGTCGGCGATTACGGTCCGGTTGCGTTCCCGAAAAAGAACACGGAGCTGTGGCTGCCCGAAGACACGCAGGTCTACATGGACTATCGCGGCCACCGCCTCCGCTTGACCGACCACTATGAGGACTTCGTGCTCTTCTCCACCGACTGGCAGCAGTCTGACAAGCTCCCGCCAAGCAAACAGTGACCGCGCTCGGCCGAACGCCGAGTGCCGATTGCCGACTTCGGTGTTGCTGTTGCCGTCAGCTGGCAGCTTAGGAGCTCAGCAGCTTAGTTTCCGTTTTGCCAGCAGCCAGTAGCCAGTAGCAGCTTCACGATGCCGTCTTAACTGCGTGTGCCTGAGATTGTTGTTGAGGAAGATCGGTGAACGAAATCAAATCTGGCGTGAGGCCGGGTTTGTAATCGATGGTGCGATGCTTCTTCTGCTCCTTGCGACTCCATGTTGCCAGAGCTGAACCCAGCATGAAGCCCACCCACCACCCATGGGAAAATCCCTTCAGATAGTTAGTCATGTTCAGATCCTCGCTGAATGTCTTTCGGTTTCATGTGGCGCAGACGAGCCCCAGAACGAGTCGCCCGGGACCACTCTTACGTACACTCCGGCTCCCTGGATGATCTACACGTAAAATGGACAGCCCTCTACGCCGCCAGAAGACTGCGCCGGTTTTTACGTTCTTACAGTTCCTCTGCTCTCTGCATTCCGGAAGCGAACGACGCAAAACACCACCCGTCTCGTCCAGGTTTTGCTGTCATTTCTGCTAGTGCCTTGCTTTCAACGCGCTATCTAGAGTGTTTGTTGTGGTGGCGCTGTGCTTTGTTCGTCGCATCTGGAACCTCACATTCTCCAGACATGCGCAGAAGCAACGTCACGATGGCTCTGCCTCGCGGGCGCACAGGTTTTCGCTCCGGCACTTACAGGTTTTCGAGGAGGATTGTCGCGTGAACAAACTGGTGGCGGTGGTACTGATCGCGGGATTGTCGGCACTCAGCAGTGCGACTGCGCGAGCCCAAACGAGTTCGTCCAAAGGCACCACCGATCACGTGATCAACGATCGCGATCTAAAGATGTTACGCCAGGATCTTCGTTCGAAAAGAAAACAACTGGTTGCGGCCAACCTGACCCTGTCCGACACGGAAGCGGCGAAGTTCTGGCCGGTTTACGACCAGTATGTGACCGAATTGATTGCCATCAACGACAAGAAGTTTGCCGTGATTCAAGACTACGCCGACAAT comes from Terriglobales bacterium and encodes:
- a CDS encoding tetratricopeptide repeat protein is translated as MSRQFRSSIGSHAPTAALLRLLFLVLAISGSVFAQLRVTGPPIGPPIRSGSNFASLVIQVLSEDHSFLNMQALVRLRNVQDGSGDVWQTTGTGSEASFSSLISGPYEVEISALGYQTSTTRLDIFGFGSQTVQVVLKKDLNAEEYEAPRENIPRKARKWNDRGLLALQTGNLKDAEKNLRRAVKEAPDDAHLNYLLGAILLKEKQPEEASQCWQRVLALDPKNAQALTALGGLRFEQKDYAGAAGLLQRAIAANSRKWRPHWLLANTHLMQRQYEPALKEAQLAVEFSRNSAPDATLVLGEALGNLGRYEEAVVALRKFLQQAPKSPDAPAVIKMIVMLEGTGPAMPVAEPVALNVSEVSMPTSLPTMSPAWMPPGVDDLPPPVASGVSCPVDRILTGAGQRVLELADDLERFSATEIQVHETLDASGKAVFRDKRKNDYLAELAQPRPGWLQLNEYRRNLTAENGFTDGLQAQGLLGLAFVFHPALQGNYQLECEGLGQWKGQPAWLIHFRQRPDHPRRLQQFKIDAKTYEVALKGRAWIAAASLQVLHIEADLLEPLREAHLLYEHEVGDYGPVAFPKKNTELWLPEDTQVYMDYRGHRLRLTDHYEDFVLFSTDWQQSDKLPPSKQ